In Tenacibaculum pacificus, a single window of DNA contains:
- a CDS encoding DUF3817 domain-containing protein translates to MINIFKIVSLLEGISYILLLFIAVPIKYLQGNAEYVKMLGMPHGVLFVAYIIIAIMLKFELNWSAKTFGIVSILSILPFGTFFVGKYLKA, encoded by the coding sequence ATGATAAATATATTTAAAATTGTAAGTTTATTAGAAGGGATTTCTTACATATTATTACTTTTTATAGCAGTGCCTATTAAGTATCTTCAAGGAAATGCTGAGTATGTAAAAATGCTAGGAATGCCTCATGGAGTATTATTTGTAGCCTATATAATTATAGCGATTATGCTAAAATTCGAACTAAATTGGAGTGCTAAAACTTTCGGGATTGTTAGCATATTATCAATTTTACCTTTCGGAACTTTTTTTGTTGGAAAGTATTTAAAAGCGTAA
- a CDS encoding MoaD/ThiS family protein yields MNITVLLFGIATDLIGNSSLEVALPINCSVSHFKELLVKQHTELKSMSSFAVAINESYAKDDIIIKENSTIAIIPPVSGG; encoded by the coding sequence ATGAACATAACTGTACTACTTTTTGGTATTGCTACAGATTTAATAGGAAACTCTTCTTTAGAAGTAGCGCTTCCTATTAATTGTAGTGTCAGCCATTTTAAAGAATTACTTGTAAAACAACACACTGAACTAAAAAGCATGAGCTCATTTGCTGTAGCTATCAACGAAAGTTACGCTAAAGATGATATTATCATCAAAGAAAACAGTACAATAGCTATTATTCCACCTGTTAGTGGTGGGTAG
- a CDS encoding TonB-dependent receptor, translating to MKQFITIIFFFTITFVFSQKLTLIDAKTGKKIDGVAVFNKNKTIAEVSNIDGIVNVFNFKEDEIIIFSHVAYADYQEIKSILKKNKYQVYLSKYSEQLDEVVVSVFKNKEKTNRIAEQIAVVSLQDIQKVSPQTSADLLASIPGIKVQKSQFGGGSPVLRGMESNRVLLVVDGVRMNNAIYRKGHLQNSITVNPNLLERTEVVFGPSSVIYGSDALGGVIHYYTKTPKLSNENNIKGSHFLRYSSINNEVTNSLSAELQFKKWASLTSVSHSNFGDLKMGKNRTHGFDDWGKVFFYSDNLNVNYTENPKKNKDVNLQKNTGFSQTDFLQKLFIPLSKNTDLKFNIQYSTSSDIPRFDKLTELKDGNLKFAEWYYGPQNRLLISSQLDINPNKNWLEKGTITLAYQNIEESRIQRKFESLERSYKNENVKVYSANVDFTVPLAKKRDLGYGFEVAYNDVQSEAYGKTLKISTDKIISFDDDFVVQSRYPDGGSSYFSTAMYLDYRQDITSNSTLNTGIRLTNTHLNAKWIDETFIKLPNNNISLNNTALTATAGYVYKPVKNLQLNAVLSSGFRSPNIDDVGKVREKNDEVTVPNINLKPEYAYNAEIGAQKYFNNKKFRIGANMYYTLLNNYIYREAFILNSSPTIPYEGEDVFTVANVNKGTAYITGVTVSYQGKFSRHWKTSGSFTYTKGRSYDTDLPLSSIPPLFGRFELNYINKKFESGVNFIFNAKKDISDYNLEEGIDNHQQTPIINKNATNDVDKYYGTPSWMTVGLYAKYTLNKNISIQTQFSNLFDTHYKEFASGISAPGRNISISLLTNF from the coding sequence ATGAAACAATTTATAACCATAATATTTTTCTTTACAATCACGTTTGTTTTTTCACAAAAGCTTACTTTAATTGATGCTAAAACGGGTAAAAAAATTGATGGAGTTGCTGTATTTAATAAAAATAAAACAATAGCCGAAGTTAGTAATATTGATGGAATTGTAAATGTTTTTAATTTTAAAGAAGATGAAATTATTATATTTTCACATGTAGCTTATGCTGATTATCAAGAAATAAAATCGATATTAAAAAAAAATAAATATCAAGTTTATTTATCAAAATATTCGGAACAATTAGATGAAGTTGTAGTTTCGGTCTTTAAAAATAAAGAAAAAACAAATAGAATTGCTGAACAAATAGCAGTTGTTTCTTTACAAGATATTCAAAAAGTATCACCTCAAACATCGGCTGATTTATTAGCAAGTATTCCTGGAATTAAAGTGCAAAAATCACAATTTGGAGGTGGAAGTCCTGTGCTTCGAGGAATGGAAAGTAATCGTGTTTTATTAGTAGTAGATGGTGTGCGAATGAATAATGCGATTTATAGAAAAGGACATTTACAAAATTCAATTACAGTTAATCCAAATTTATTAGAACGAACAGAAGTGGTTTTTGGACCTTCATCAGTTATTTATGGTTCTGATGCACTTGGCGGTGTGATTCATTATTATACGAAAACACCAAAATTATCCAACGAAAATAATATTAAAGGAAGTCATTTTTTACGATATAGTTCGATAAATAATGAAGTAACTAACTCTTTATCTGCTGAGTTACAATTTAAAAAATGGGCATCGTTAACAAGTGTATCACATAGTAATTTTGGTGATTTAAAAATGGGTAAAAATAGAACTCATGGTTTTGATGATTGGGGAAAAGTGTTTTTTTATTCAGATAATTTAAACGTAAACTATACTGAAAATCCGAAGAAAAATAAGGATGTAAATTTGCAGAAAAATACAGGATTTAGTCAAACTGATTTTTTACAGAAATTATTTATTCCTCTATCAAAAAATACCGATTTAAAATTTAATATTCAATATTCAACATCATCAGATATACCAAGATTTGATAAGTTGACAGAATTAAAAGATGGCAATTTAAAATTTGCTGAATGGTATTACGGACCACAAAACAGGTTGTTAATTTCTTCTCAACTAGATATCAATCCGAATAAAAATTGGTTAGAAAAAGGAACAATTACTTTAGCGTATCAAAATATTGAAGAAAGTCGTATCCAAAGAAAATTTGAAAGTTTAGAGCGATCTTATAAAAATGAAAATGTAAAAGTATATAGCGCAAATGTAGATTTTACAGTTCCTTTAGCAAAAAAACGTGATTTAGGTTATGGTTTTGAAGTTGCTTATAATGATGTGCAATCAGAAGCTTATGGAAAAACATTAAAAATATCTACGGATAAAATAATTAGTTTTGATGATGATTTTGTGGTGCAATCTCGTTATCCTGACGGAGGAAGCAGCTATTTTAGTACTGCAATGTATTTAGATTACCGCCAAGATATTACTTCAAATTCTACTTTAAATACAGGAATTAGATTAACTAATACGCACTTGAATGCTAAGTGGATAGATGAAACATTTATAAAATTACCAAACAATAATATTAGTTTGAACAATACCGCATTAACTGCAACTGCTGGTTATGTGTATAAACCTGTTAAAAATTTGCAATTAAATGCTGTATTATCATCAGGATTTCGTTCGCCAAATATTGATGATGTTGGTAAAGTTAGAGAGAAAAATGACGAAGTTACTGTGCCAAATATTAACTTAAAACCAGAATATGCTTATAATGCAGAAATTGGTGCTCAAAAGTATTTTAATAATAAAAAGTTTCGAATCGGTGCAAATATGTATTATACTTTACTGAATAATTATATTTATCGAGAAGCTTTTATATTAAATAGTAGTCCTACAATTCCTTATGAAGGAGAAGATGTATTTACTGTGGCTAATGTGAATAAAGGAACGGCTTACATAACAGGTGTAACGGTAAGTTATCAAGGTAAATTTTCTAGACATTGGAAAACATCGGGTTCTTTTACATATACAAAAGGAAGGTCATACGATACCGATTTACCATTGTCATCAATTCCGCCATTATTTGGTCGTTTTGAATTGAATTATATTAATAAAAAATTTGAAAGTGGTGTTAATTTTATATTTAATGCTAAAAAAGATATTTCAGATTATAATCTAGAAGAAGGTATTGATAATCATCAACAAACACCAATTATCAACAAAAATGCAACAAATGATGTTGATAAATATTACGGAACACCAAGTTGGATGACTGTTGGTTTATATGCTAAATATACGTTGAATAAAAATATTTCAATACAAACGCAGTTTAGTAATTTATTTGACACTCATTATAAAGAATTTGCTTCAGGAATTTCAGCTCCAGGACGCAATATTTCAATATCATTATTAACTAATTTTTAA